In Miscanthus floridulus cultivar M001 chromosome 5, ASM1932011v1, whole genome shotgun sequence, one genomic interval encodes:
- the LOC136451259 gene encoding uncharacterized protein produces the protein MASTAAAPDHVKPPPAVTETQQPLGSGSGSTGEMGHGKRPHQVEHAGRSARRRPNVEGGVSQTFAVPKLFIRRPPPSRSLATALTTLAADSFRAEADPSPPSSVLSSGNGGVVGDDAAHQLVPEPERTVIIDLELDPSSQPDSVPTDHPVSAAESSSQAGTPVNVDDAAHHHHHHHVFTSAFGAKKQPRYAVDKALQLQAAATQAFLDEIAKEAERADAAEQRAGEMAERADAAEQRAHRLASDIDRCRSEAQRMADELEKAVHEAEGCAGIRALQVQRPEPGSWGSTSRGQHFELLPFDAGRRVCPGLGFAEASAEMALASLLYHFDWEAASGNGSRSRNREGSPTPSLDMTKAIMEDQGVWEVVDPQAGTSGTLSEAEVAKATAKDKKVQAHLLQCLPDDLLLQVAKKKPGRRSRIP, from the exons ATGGCAAGTACCGCTGCTGCGCCCGATCACGTGAAGCCGCCTCCGGCCGTGACTGAAACCCAACAACCCCTCGGCTCGGGGTCTGGCAGCACGGGTGAGATGGGGCACGGGAAGCGCCCACACCAGGTCGAACACGCGGGTCGTTCCGCCCGTCGCCGACCCAACGTGGAGGGTGGGGTATCGCAGACCTTCGCTGTACCCAAGCTCTTCATCCGTAGGCCTCCTCCTTCTCG CAGCTTGGCTACAGCGCTGACGACCCTGGCGGCGGATTCTTTTAGAGCGGAAGCGGACCCCAGCCCACCATCGTCGGTCCTCAGCAGCGGCAACGGGGGCGTGGTGGGCGACGACGCTGCCCACCAGCTGGTGCCAGAGCCAGAAAGAACGGTCATCATCGACCTCGAACTCGACCCTTCTTCTCA GCCAGATTCAGTGCCCACGGATCATCCGGTGTCCGCGGCGGAGTCCAGCAGCCAGGCGGGCACCCCGGTTAACGTGGACGACgctgcccaccaccaccaccatcatcatgtgTTCACGTCAGCATTCGGTGCGAAGAAGCAGCCTCGCTACGCTGTCGACAAAGCCCTGCAGCTTCAGGCGGCGGCTACACAAGCCTTTTTGGACGAGATCGCCAAGGAAGCTGAGCGGGCCGACGCGGCGGAGCAGCGGGCCGGCGAGATGGCTGAGCGGGCCGACGCGGCGGAGCAGCGGGCCCACCGCCTGGCGAGCGATATAGACCGCTGTCGCTCCGAAGCCCAGCGCATGGCGGATGAGCTCGAAAAGGCTGTGCACGAAGCCGAGGGCTGCGCTGGAATCCGAGCACTTCAGGTTCAACGTCCTGAACCGGGATCCTGGGGTTCCACGTCCCG GGGGCAGCACTTCGAGCTGCTGCCGTTCGACGCCGGCAGGAGGGTGTGCCCCGGTCTCGGGTTCGCGGAGGCAAGCGCCGAGATGGCACTGGCGAGCTTGCTGTATCATTTTGACTGGGAGGCTGCCAGCGGGAACGGGAGCCGGAGCCGGAACCGGGAAGGATCGCCAACTCCGTCGTTGGACATGACCAAG GCGATCATGGAAGATCAAGGAGTGTGGGAGGTGGTGGATCCGCAGGCGGGGACGTCGGGGACGCTGTCTGAGGCGGAGGTGGCGAAGGCAACCGCCAAGGACAAGAAGGTGCAGGCGCATCTTCTTCAGTGCTTGCCCGACGACCTGCTGTTGCAAGTCGCGAAGAAAAAACCGGGAAGGAGGTCTAGGATTCCCTGA